One genomic region from Thunnus maccoyii chromosome 16, fThuMac1.1, whole genome shotgun sequence encodes:
- the spata7 gene encoding spermatogenesis-associated protein 7 — MGYAECNGIMDSRTGSASSVPGCSLGMRGQTLKSSPFCPRSSSKLTQSIIKDHMVSHYKKIYSAKAAIDASVPKSLIHSVKYNDQIRQEQLRKGGRPQSAHSLSQRNSRASCSSAQSRLSVQYDDSPFLCSRSSMVSSPRFSTSFHAKEIVYPSCKAGSQNHSHHTRSASELKYRSPEATSHRKLSVCSLAASGNQNCYKTFQDPVQKTYSGDLLQKHSQHFTQDKPFMPKTLKSDKSSYLSKYRYYRAPRRNPSQDCTNSRLMRQETYHGSTKTKEYTQEFYEPSQEFSTEHEWSEDEFNGTYFSTSTKRTQANKSRDHDFFHSSSRASPEGRKSPSMRSVSAEEEELMYLEFISTVTEDILSRGSISDRVLDRVIKRHIDMNRHRLNVGKMRHLLDVLRKDFEEPTNTSTSSAELKKKEKYLLDTLLPELESGDMKQQKTKEDNDLFPYASLIKYCGSPDHADPLLVSTPLCSPERSASPATTNEKAEEDDNQENGIGSPSLNEHVSDNTGISEDDFHHVHKATVETNKEAINQKHEYTTLSRDEEFHQDQAEASYNGQSKELEDLGRSLSESLYITSTTHCDNMEAANEQHTNTVASVSDDEF; from the exons ATGGGATACGCTGAGTGTAACGGTATCATGGACTCAAGAACAG GGAGTGCATCGTCTGTACCTGGTTGCAGCCTTGGTATGAGAGGACAAACTTTGAAAAGTAGCC ctttttgCCCTCGTTCCTCCAGCAAGTTGACACAATCCATCATTAAAGACCACATGGTGTCTCATTATAAAAAGATTTACTCAGCTAAAG CTGCCATTGATGCCTCAGTACCCAAAAGCTTGATACACAGTGTAAAGT ATAATGACCAGATCAGGCAGGAGCAGTTGAGGAAAGGAGGTCGTCCCCAGTCagcccactctctctctcagaggaaCAGCAGAGCCTCCTGCTCCTCAGCCCAG AGCAGATTATCTGTGCAGTATGATGACAGCCCCTTCCTCTGCTCAAGGAGCTCCATGGTCTCCAGCCCAAGGTTCAGCACCTCCTTTCATGCAAAGGAGATAGTTTATCCGTCATGTAAAGCAGGCTCTCAGAACCATTCCCATCATACTCGCTCAGCTTCAGAATTAAAGTACCGGAGCCCAGAGGCCACATCACACAGAAAGCTGTCAGTATGTTCACTGGCAGCTTCAGGAAATCAAAATTGTTACAAGACTTTCCAAGATCCTGTCCAGAAGACGTACAGCGGAGACTTGCTCCAGAAACATTCACAGCACTTTACCCAAGACAAACCTTTCATGCCTAAGACCTTGAAATCAGACAAGAGCTCATACCTGTCAAAATATCGCTACTACAGAGCACCACGAAGGAACCCTTCTCAGGATTGCACCAACTCAAGATTGATGCGACAGGAGACATATCATGGAAG cacaaaaacaaaggaataCACACAGGAATTTTATGAGCCATCTCAG GAATTTAGTACAGAGCACGAGTGGTCTGAGGATGAGTTCAATGGCACATATTTCTCAACATCCACAAAACGAACTCAAGCAAACAAGAGCAGAGACCATGATTTCTTTCACTCCTCATCCAg GGCCTCACCAGAAGGCAGGAAATCTCCCAGTATGAGGAGTGTATCTGCAGA GGAAGAAGAACTAATGTACCTCGAATTCATTTCTACTGTAACGGAAGACATTTTGTCTAGGGGGTCCATCTCTGACAG GGTCCTAGACAGGGTGATAAAGCGCCATATCGACATGAATCGGCATCGGCTTAATGTG GGTAAAATGCGCCACCTTCTGGATGTTTTACGTAAAGATTTTGAGGAGCCAACCAACACGTCCACCTCCAGTGCAGAGctcaaaaaaaaggagaaatatcTGCTTGATACACTCCTACCAGAGCTGGAATCAGGGGATATGAAACAGCAGAAGACCAAAGAAGACAATGACCTTTTCCCTTACGCGTCACTGATTAAATACTGTGGTTCACCAGATCATGCTGATCCCTTACTGGTTTCTACACCGTTGTGCTCTCCTGAAAGGAGTGCTTCACCGGCTACAACAAATGAAAAGGCAGAGGAGGATGACAATCAGGAAAATGGAATTGGCTCTCCTTCTCTCAATGAGCATGTTTCTGATAATACAGGAATCAGTGAAGATGACTTCCATCACGTTCATAAAGCCAcagttgaaacaaacaaagaagcCATCAATCAAAAGCATGAATACACCACTTTATCCAGGGATGAAGAATTCCATCAAGACCAAGCCGAGGCCAGTTATAATGGACAATCGAAAGAGCTTGAGGATCTGGGAAGAAGTTTGTCAGAGTCGCTGTACATTACCAGCACTACACACTGTGACAACATGGAGGCTGCAAAT
- the kcnk10b gene encoding potassium channel subfamily K member 10b, whose amino-acid sequence MKFPLENQRKQVNWDPEQVAVQTNLVPPKKAQSGMVKSSLVQASVATMQNPMGCDPKANGHCPLPRLSISSRSASVVASMDASYDGSAAALHSVMKWKTVLAVFVVVVLYLVCGGLAFQAMEQPFESNQKTSITLEKASFLERHPCVTPDELEALIKHAIDAVSAGVSPIGDTSYNSSYWDWGSAFFFAGTVITTIGYGNIAPSTEGGKIFCILYAIFGIPLFGFLLAGIGDQLGTIFVKSILRVERIFRQKHKQISQTKIRVTSTILFILAGCIIFVTIPAVIFKRTEGWTTLEAIYFVVITLTTVGIGDYVAGGNRRITYMKWYKPLVWFWILVGLAYFAAVLSMIGDWLRVLSKKTKEEVGEFKAHAAEWKANVRAEFRETRRRLSVEIHDKLQRAATIRSMERRQLGLEQRAHSLDMLSPEKRAMFASLDAGRFKTSSQESIDTKLNNLRLKGACELYDHQGSEQTQQTASSSEENLFNLRFGSLTKLARRNKSRELRRNIPEDIRRASVGINNGSAMLGEERTEEGEEDGDPDEENRERKEGNTSLANLSQYTMERAKLNGFIPTQAKDSEND is encoded by the exons ATGAAATTCCCACTAGAAAACCAGAGGAAACAAGTTAACTGGGACCCAGAACAAG TGGCGGTCCAGACCAACTTGGTCCCTCCCAAAAAGGCCCAGTCTGGCATGGTGAAGTCAAGTCTAGTCCAGGCCAGTGTGGCAACCATGCAGAACCCCATGGGTTGTGACCCGAAGGCCAACGGTCACTGTCCGCTGCCACGCCTGTCCATCTCATCCCGCTCTGCCAGCGTGGTGGCCAGCATGGACGCCAGCTACGACGGCTCTGCTGCAGCGCTCCACTCTGTGATGAAGTGGAAGACGGTGCTGGCGGTGTTCGTAGTGGTTGTTCTCTACCTCGTTTGTGGAGGTCTGGCATTTCAGGCCATGGAGCAGCCGTTCGAGAGCAACCAGAAGACCAGCATCACTCTGGAGAAGGCTTCCTTCTTGGAGAGACACCCCTGTGTTACTCCTGATGAGCTGGAGGCACTCATCAAG CATGCCATAGATGCTGTGAGTGCAGGGGTGAGTCCCATTGGAGACACATCCTACAACTCCAGTTACTGGGACTGGGGCAGTGCCTTCTTCTTTGCTGGAACGGTCATCACAACTATTG GTTATGGAAACATTGCTCCGAGCACAGAGGGCGGGAAAATCTTTTGCATCCTTTATGCCATATTTGGCATCCCTCTTTTTGGTTTCTTGTTGGCGGGGATTGGGGACCAGCTGGGAACCATCTTTGTGAAAAGCATCTTGAGAGTTGAGAGGATATTTAGG caaaaacacaagcagatcAGTCAGACTAAAATCAGGGTAACGTCCACCATCCTGTTCATCCTGGCTGGCTGCATCATCTTCGTCACCATCCCTGCTGTCATCTTCAAACGCACCGAGGGCTGGACCACACTGGAGGCCATCTACTTTGTTGTGATCACTCTAACCACAGTGGGAATAGGAGACTATGTGGCAG GTGGAAACCGTAGAATCACCTACATGAAGTGGTACAAGCCGCTGGTATGGTTCTGGATCTTAGTGGGTTTGGCGTACTTTGCCGCCGTCCTTAGCATGATTGGAGACTGGCTTCGAGTGCTGTCTAAAAAGACCAAAGAGGAG GTTGGGGAGTTTAAAGCTCATGCAGCTGAGTGGAAGGCAAACGTACGAGCAGAGTTCCGTGAAACACGGCGGCGCCTGAGTGTTGAGATCCATGACAAGCTCCAGCGGGCTGCCACCATCCGCAGCATGGAGCGCCGTCAGCTGGGCCTGGAGCAGCGAGCTCACTCCCTGGACATGCTGTCTCCAGAGAAGAGGGCCATGTTCGCCAGCTTGGATGCTGGCCGCTTCAAGACTTCTTCCCAGGAGAGCATCGACACCAAGCTGAACAACCTGAGGCTGAAGGGCGCCTGTGAGCTGTATGACCATCAGGGGAGTGAGCAAACACAGCAGACGGCGTCTTCGTCAGAGGAGAATCTCTTCAACCTGCGCTTCGGATCCCTCACCAAGCTGGCCAGACGCAATAAGAGCCGTGAGCTGCGGAGGAACATTCCTGAAGATATTCGACGGGCAAGTGTAGGCATAAACAATGGCAGCGCCATGCTGGGTGAGGAGAGGACGGAAGAAGGTGAAGAAGATGGGGATCCAGatgaggaaaacagagaaaggaaagagggCAACACCAGTCTGGCAAACCTGTCACAGTACACTATGGAGCGTGCCAAGTTGAATGGGTTCATACCAACACAGGCCAAAGATAGCGAGAATGACTAG